The Phragmitibacter flavus genome includes a window with the following:
- a CDS encoding S1C family serine protease, with amino-acid sequence MILPRVIRTAFLVLASTGLLLQAQAQAQEPKTPISADSVVPEPWEGIVRIEASFLIPDFRVPWNSGRPTSGNGTGWLVGKNKFITNAHVVSNATKIVIRTMNDPEPLEARLVHVAHDCDLAMLELVDPKRFENVKPLEIDGIPKLNSEVIAVGYPIGGERVSVTRGVVSRIDFQSYSHSGIDQHLAIQVDAAINPGNSGGPVLQNGKVVGVAFQGYSGSVAQNVGYMIPVPVLNRFLKDVEDGEYDHYMDLAIGTFAIENPAQIKALGLEDNGIGVMVSSVESAGSAGGFLEPGDVILSIDNNPVFNNGLIRVDGEMMDMNEIVERKFAGDKINVEILRKGKMAKIEITLKRFLPYLTLGEQYDRRPEYLLYAGLLMQPMTRNLMESHGIRDPLVNYTFDNYLTKEIYKERPEVVILTAILPDEVNSYLQGYQHSIVDEINGVKIKALKDVSEALKKGDEKFVVIKLLEKNRPLVLRRDLAEEAHPRIMQTYNISTDRYLGE; translated from the coding sequence ATGATCCTGCCCCGCGTCATCCGAACCGCCTTCCTCGTGCTGGCTTCCACCGGTCTGTTGCTTCAAGCTCAAGCTCAAGCCCAGGAACCAAAAACTCCCATCTCCGCCGACTCCGTCGTGCCCGAACCCTGGGAAGGCATTGTGCGCATTGAGGCCTCGTTCCTCATCCCTGACTTCCGCGTGCCATGGAACTCCGGCCGTCCAACCTCAGGCAACGGCACCGGCTGGCTGGTCGGCAAAAACAAATTCATCACCAATGCCCACGTAGTCAGCAATGCCACCAAGATCGTCATCCGCACCATGAACGATCCCGAGCCTCTTGAGGCCCGGCTGGTGCATGTCGCCCACGACTGCGACCTGGCCATGCTGGAACTGGTCGACCCCAAACGCTTCGAGAACGTCAAACCGCTGGAAATTGACGGCATTCCCAAATTGAACTCCGAAGTGATCGCCGTGGGTTATCCGATTGGCGGCGAACGCGTCAGCGTCACCCGGGGGGTGGTGTCACGCATCGACTTCCAAAGTTATTCGCACAGCGGCATCGACCAGCATCTTGCCATTCAGGTGGACGCCGCCATCAACCCCGGCAACAGCGGCGGCCCGGTGTTGCAAAATGGCAAGGTCGTCGGCGTGGCTTTTCAGGGCTACAGCGGCTCAGTCGCCCAAAATGTAGGTTACATGATTCCCGTTCCCGTTCTCAATCGTTTCCTCAAGGATGTCGAAGACGGTGAATACGACCACTACATGGACCTTGCCATTGGAACCTTTGCCATCGAAAACCCCGCCCAGATCAAGGCTCTTGGACTTGAAGACAACGGCATCGGCGTGATGGTCAGCAGCGTGGAAAGCGCCGGCTCTGCTGGTGGCTTCCTCGAACCGGGCGATGTCATTCTCAGCATCGACAACAACCCGGTGTTCAACAACGGCTTGATCCGTGTCGATGGCGAAATGATGGACATGAACGAGATCGTCGAACGCAAGTTCGCCGGCGACAAGATCAATGTGGAAATCCTCCGCAAAGGGAAGATGGCGAAGATCGAGATTACCCTCAAACGTTTCCTTCCCTACCTGACCCTGGGCGAACAATACGACCGTCGTCCCGAATACCTGTTGTATGCCGGTCTGTTGATGCAGCCCATGACCCGCAACCTCATGGAGTCCCATGGCATCCGTGATCCCCTGGTCAACTACACCTTCGACAATTACCTCACCAAGGAAATCTACAAGGAGAGACCTGAAGTCGTCATTCTCACCGCCATCCTTCCCGATGAAGTGAACAGTTATCTTCAGGGGTATCAGCACAGCATTGTCGACGAGATCAATGGTGTGAAAATCAAAGCCCTCAAGGACGTTAGTGAAGCCCTCAAAAAAGGCGACGAGAAGTTTGTGGTCATCAAACTTCTTGAGAAAAACCGGCCCCTGGTGCTGCGTCGCGATCTGGCCGAAGAAGCCCATCCGCGCATCATGCAAACCTACAATATTTCGACCGACCGCTATCTCGGCGAATAA
- a CDS encoding DoxX-like family protein has translation MNQHPDTATISMPQDDWTKLRRIKNAARISIGFVWIWEGLVPKILFPSTLQIQMVERSGWWWHTPEATLHWLGIAMILAGLAIISGILERLAVAVATLAVLVLMVLVIGNHPEALHDPFGGLAKDACLFVCAALVWWWPRRPHVLVG, from the coding sequence ATGAACCAACACCCAGACACTGCCACCATTTCCATGCCACAGGACGATTGGACAAAGCTCCGACGCATCAAAAACGCCGCCCGCATCTCCATTGGCTTCGTTTGGATTTGGGAGGGGCTCGTTCCCAAGATCTTGTTTCCCTCAACGTTGCAGATCCAAATGGTCGAACGCAGCGGTTGGTGGTGGCACACTCCCGAAGCCACCCTCCATTGGCTCGGCATCGCCATGATTCTCGCCGGACTCGCCATCATCAGCGGCATCCTTGAGCGACTCGCCGTGGCCGTCGCCACCCTCGCCGTGCTTGTCCTGATGGTGCTCGTCATCGGCAACCATCCCGAAGCCCTGCATGATCCTTTTGGTGGACTTGCCAAAGATGCATGTTTGTTTGTATGCGCCGCCTTGGTATGGTGGTGGCCACGTCGACCTCACGTCCTTGTGGGTTGA
- a CDS encoding DUF2071 domain-containing protein, whose protein sequence is MKLLDHPTPSETGLQRMKHLRGEPLFLAGWERILMLHFAVDVEALQTHVPFKLDTYDGLAYVSLVAFTLREMHFRHGGIVGRWLLRPIATHEFLNVRTYVKHRGEPGIYFLSEWLPNALSVALGKPLFGLPYRLGKLRYQHPQRTGNLNGTVSTPDGKATLDYLGHVDGGFEASTPGSLHEFLLERYTAFTHSFGIDRLFRVWHPPWQHAPAAICLRENTLMDLEGHWTQHAGFVGATYSPGFDEVWMSRPRLA, encoded by the coding sequence ATGAAACTTCTCGATCATCCCACGCCCAGCGAAACCGGCCTGCAACGCATGAAACACCTGCGTGGCGAGCCGCTGTTCCTCGCGGGTTGGGAGCGTATCCTGATGCTTCATTTCGCGGTGGATGTCGAGGCTTTGCAAACCCACGTCCCCTTCAAGCTGGACACTTATGATGGTCTCGCCTACGTCAGTTTGGTCGCTTTCACCCTGCGAGAGATGCACTTCCGCCACGGTGGAATCGTTGGACGCTGGCTGCTTCGCCCCATTGCCACCCATGAATTCCTCAACGTCCGAACCTATGTCAAACATCGCGGCGAGCCGGGCATCTATTTTCTTAGCGAATGGCTCCCCAACGCTCTGAGCGTCGCTTTAGGCAAACCCCTCTTCGGCCTGCCCTACCGGCTCGGCAAACTTCGCTATCAACATCCCCAACGAACTGGCAATCTTAATGGAACGGTCAGCACCCCGGACGGAAAAGCGACCCTCGATTATCTCGGCCACGTCGATGGGGGATTCGAGGCTTCGACGCCCGGTTCACTTCACGAATTTCTTCTCGAACGCTACACCGCCTTCACGCATTCCTTTGGCATCGACCGCCTCTTTCGCGTCTGGCATCCTCCGTGGCAACACGCTCCTGCTGCGATTTGCCTCCGTGAAAATACCTTGATGGACCTCGAAGGACATTGGACCCAACACGCCGGGTTTGTCGGAGCCACCTACTCACCCGGATTCGACGAAGTCTGGATGAGCCGTCCCCGCCTCGCTTAA
- a CDS encoding wax synthase family protein, producing the protein MNALHTTLPAWVSMWIVAGLLFAVGKTISAWWLWKITHRPLQVAAFAFGWVGMNPQEWNAPAQRRPLVRQTGAGVIALLLGVLLLWGIARLLPHPLAAGWCGMVGLVLILHFGLFRLLADFWQTQGHAVQPLMNRPAAAMTLAEFWGKRWNRAFRDLAHPLVLLPVHRRFGAVPALLACFAVSGIVHELVISIPAGAGYGLPFGYFMLQAVGQLIERRFRLRSWFFTHAFTLLPVGLLFHPPFVSRVMLPFFKTIGALP; encoded by the coding sequence ATGAACGCCCTCCACACAACTCTCCCCGCCTGGGTCAGCATGTGGATCGTCGCCGGACTGCTGTTCGCGGTGGGCAAAACCATCAGTGCCTGGTGGCTTTGGAAAATCACTCATCGACCCCTCCAGGTGGCCGCCTTTGCGTTTGGATGGGTCGGCATGAACCCGCAGGAATGGAATGCCCCCGCCCAACGTCGCCCCCTTGTTCGGCAAACCGGTGCCGGAGTTATCGCCCTCCTTCTCGGTGTGTTGTTGTTGTGGGGCATCGCCCGATTGCTGCCACATCCGCTTGCCGCCGGATGGTGTGGCATGGTGGGATTGGTTCTAATCCTGCACTTCGGACTCTTCAGACTCCTCGCCGACTTTTGGCAAACCCAAGGTCACGCCGTGCAACCGTTGATGAACCGGCCCGCTGCGGCCATGACGCTCGCGGAGTTCTGGGGCAAACGCTGGAATCGGGCCTTTCGTGACCTCGCCCACCCATTGGTGTTGCTGCCGGTCCATCGTCGATTCGGTGCCGTCCCTGCCCTGCTCGCCTGTTTTGCCGTGTCAGGGATCGTCCATGAGCTGGTCATCAGCATCCCCGCCGGTGCGGGATACGGACTCCCCTTCGGCTACTTCATGCTGCAAGCCGTCGGGCAGCTCATTGAGCGTCGATTCCGCCTCCGCAGCTGGTTCTTCACCCACGCCTTTACCCTTCTGCCGGTCGGACTGCTGTTTCATCCGCCTTTTGTCAGCCGCGTGATGCTGCCCTTTTTCAAAACCATCGGAGCCCTGCCATGA
- the trpB gene encoding tryptophan synthase subunit beta, whose amino-acid sequence MTTAATDFTTQPDAHGHFGQYGGMFVPETLMAALTELSDEYARARKDPTFQAELDDLLANYVGRPTPLYFAKRWSEELGGAKIYLKREDLLHTGAHKINNAVGQILLAKRLGKTRIIAETGAGQHGVATATVAARAGLECVIYMGKVDTERQALNVARMRFLGAEVRGVSAGQATLKEAVNEAMRDWVTNVRHTHYILGTAYGAHPYPMMVRDFHRVIGLEARRQILEHEGRLPQLLIACVGGGSNAIGLFHPFLNDADVRMVGVEAGGEGIIPERHAARFQGGRLGVLQGAKTWLLANEDGQIELTHSVSAGLDYAAVGPEHAWLHDQGRADYTYATDDEALAAFQSLAKIEGIIPALESSHALAHAMKVAPGMAKDDLIIVNVSGRGDKDVAQAARFVFGEELKF is encoded by the coding sequence ATGACCACCGCCGCAACCGACTTCACTACCCAGCCCGATGCCCACGGTCACTTCGGCCAGTATGGCGGCATGTTCGTCCCCGAGACGCTCATGGCAGCCCTTACCGAGCTGTCCGACGAATACGCCCGCGCCCGCAAAGACCCCACGTTTCAGGCTGAACTCGATGACCTTTTGGCCAACTACGTGGGTCGCCCCACGCCTCTTTACTTCGCCAAACGCTGGTCCGAAGAACTCGGTGGTGCCAAGATTTACCTCAAACGCGAAGACCTCCTTCACACCGGCGCCCATAAAATCAACAACGCCGTCGGCCAGATCCTGCTTGCCAAACGCCTTGGCAAAACCCGCATCATTGCGGAAACCGGCGCCGGTCAGCACGGCGTGGCCACCGCCACCGTCGCCGCCCGCGCCGGACTCGAATGCGTCATTTACATGGGCAAGGTCGACACGGAACGCCAGGCGCTCAACGTTGCCCGCATGCGTTTCCTCGGTGCCGAAGTTCGCGGTGTCTCTGCCGGTCAGGCCACACTCAAGGAAGCCGTCAACGAAGCCATGCGCGACTGGGTCACCAACGTCCGTCACACGCATTACATTCTCGGCACTGCTTATGGTGCCCATCCTTATCCGATGATGGTGCGCGACTTCCATCGCGTCATCGGCCTCGAAGCCCGCCGCCAGATTCTTGAACACGAAGGCCGTTTGCCCCAGCTGCTCATCGCTTGCGTTGGCGGCGGCAGCAATGCCATCGGCCTGTTTCACCCCTTCCTCAACGATGCGGATGTGCGCATGGTCGGAGTGGAAGCCGGTGGTGAAGGCATCATCCCTGAACGTCACGCGGCTCGATTCCAAGGCGGTCGCCTCGGCGTCCTGCAAGGGGCAAAAACTTGGTTGCTCGCCAACGAAGATGGGCAAATTGAGCTTACCCATTCCGTCAGCGCCGGACTCGACTATGCCGCCGTCGGACCTGAACATGCTTGGTTGCACGATCAGGGCCGTGCTGACTACACCTACGCCACGGATGACGAGGCCCTCGCTGCGTTCCAGTCGCTGGCCAAAATCGAAGGCATCATCCCCGCTTTGGAAAGCTCACACGCTCTGGCCCACGCCATGAAAGTCGCTCCCGGCATGGCTAAAGATGACTTGATCATCGTCAACGTCAGTGGTCGCGGTGACAAGGACGTGGCCCAAGCTGCCCGTTTTGTGTTTGGTGAAGAACTGAAATTTTGA
- a CDS encoding type II toxin-antitoxin system Phd/YefM family antitoxin, producing the protein MIHIQNIHSLTDFQRNTSRHISSMRESGLPQVLTVQGKAELVVQSAEAYQEILDRLALLESARSINRGLQSVREGKSRKFSSFVKELEEELAQDIKAKD; encoded by the coding sequence ATGATTCACATCCAAAACATCCACTCACTGACTGATTTCCAGCGTAACACGTCACGTCATATCAGCAGCATGCGCGAAAGTGGTCTGCCGCAAGTCCTGACGGTGCAAGGCAAAGCCGAATTGGTCGTTCAGAGTGCAGAAGCCTACCAGGAGATTCTCGACCGATTGGCGCTGCTTGAATCGGCCAGAAGCATCAATCGTGGATTACAATCGGTGCGCGAAGGAAAATCCCGCAAATTTTCTTCCTTCGTGAAAGAGTTGGAGGAGGAGCTTGCTCAAGACATTAAAGCCAAGGACTGA
- a CDS encoding type II toxin-antitoxin system RelE/ParE family toxin, with protein sequence MPSRPIVGISPEAEQDIREACRWIARDNPKAALQLLHSISLVIEKIPDFPGRHSLSPETKLGFTDETVYQVLHGKSRTKYRVLFTSEKNRITIIRVLHGARKFFGQEFPEDDSDET encoded by the coding sequence ATGCCGAGCCGTCCAATTGTCGGCATATCCCCAGAAGCCGAGCAAGATATTCGGGAAGCATGCCGGTGGATTGCCAGAGACAACCCGAAAGCCGCGCTTCAATTGCTCCATTCGATCTCACTCGTGATCGAAAAAATTCCTGATTTTCCAGGCCGACATTCTCTGTCACCCGAGACGAAACTTGGTTTCACTGACGAGACCGTCTATCAGGTGCTTCACGGCAAAAGCCGGACAAAATACCGCGTCTTATTCACATCGGAAAAGAACCGCATCACCATCATTCGCGTGCTGCACGGTGCGAGGAAGTTTTTTGGGCAAGAATTTCCTGAAGATGACTCCGACGAAACTTGA
- a CDS encoding HD domain-containing protein, whose translation MNDAFHQLWTHCQLDGNSDAVFDQLYRAYSETHRHYHNLQHLSECLSELEAVRPALPQHEIHAVEMALWFHDAVYDTHAADNEARSAEFAVQTLSAANASRSFIDQVSALILATKTHPSSNNPAIAIMLDIDLSILGKPSERYWQYEAQIRAEYHWVPPALFSAKRIEVLDQFLARDFVYLTPIFRERCETQARRNLSAAIQNLRKELSTPD comes from the coding sequence ATGAATGACGCGTTTCACCAGCTTTGGACGCATTGTCAGCTTGATGGTAATTCCGATGCCGTTTTTGATCAGTTGTATCGCGCCTACTCGGAAACGCACCGGCATTATCACAACCTTCAACACCTGTCCGAATGCCTGTCGGAACTCGAAGCAGTAAGACCCGCGCTTCCGCAGCACGAAATCCACGCGGTCGAAATGGCCCTGTGGTTTCATGATGCCGTCTACGACACCCACGCCGCAGACAACGAAGCACGCAGCGCGGAATTTGCTGTGCAAACGCTCTCTGCTGCCAACGCCTCCCGTTCCTTCATCGATCAGGTAAGCGCCTTGATCCTGGCCACCAAAACCCATCCGTCTTCCAACAATCCTGCCATCGCCATCATGCTGGACATCGACCTCAGCATCCTTGGCAAACCCTCCGAACGCTACTGGCAATACGAAGCTCAAATTCGCGCTGAATACCACTGGGTTCCACCCGCCCTCTTTTCCGCCAAACGCATCGAAGTCCTCGATCAATTTCTCGCACGCGATTTCGTCTACCTGACTCCCATCTTTCGCGAACGTTGCGAAACCCAGGCGCGGCGCAATCTCAGTGCAGCGATTCAAAATCTGCGCAAGGAACTTTCGACTCCAGACTGA
- a CDS encoding PDZ domain-containing protein: MKPFFIALLLFLTAGVSIAQPADSPPSTTPPADSPPATPGEPKPSTPGNEAPDTTASAPINAPPLLDPTAPTRKNTSLVKVNVTSQPWSDRIPWQKSSPSARRGLGVLLKGNRILVTGQMVADATYIELELADSGRRIPAKVKGLDYEANLALLEPAGDAKTFFEKLTPLEIEPNASVGDLMETWQLGRVGELIVTPLQINKVLTSRYVLDTSLFLVYEALGIIRSEANSFTLPVTKDGKLTGLLLRYDSKDQTSTVLPGPIIQHFLKDMDDGEGYRGFPSLGVEFQQTLDDQFREYIGMKPDQQGVYVSNVTKDGSAEAIGIKKEDIILEMNGHKIDSRGDYQHPQYGTLNMSHIVRGASYVGDELKVKLLREGKEQLLSGKLIRKEAKDFLVPPFRFDTGTNYLIQGGLLFQELSLPYLKSFGENWETSAPLRLVFAAQHTEEYEKAGRRKIVILTATLPTRTTQGYESLGGLIVNRVNGKPVNDLADLNECFKEPKDGIHTVEFDDFPKIIYLDAFATESDNLRLIDGVYRIGSLKRIQ; encoded by the coding sequence ATGAAACCATTTTTTATCGCCCTTCTGCTGTTCCTTACCGCTGGCGTTTCCATTGCCCAGCCAGCCGACAGCCCTCCTTCCACCACCCCGCCCGCAGACAGTCCGCCAGCGACGCCCGGAGAACCCAAACCTTCGACCCCCGGTAATGAAGCCCCAGATACCACTGCGTCTGCCCCCATCAATGCCCCGCCCTTGCTTGATCCCACGGCACCCACGCGAAAGAACACGTCATTGGTAAAAGTCAACGTCACCAGCCAGCCATGGAGCGACCGCATCCCCTGGCAAAAAAGCTCACCCAGCGCCCGCCGTGGACTTGGAGTCCTGCTCAAAGGCAACCGTATTCTGGTCACCGGTCAGATGGTGGCCGACGCCACTTATATTGAACTGGAACTTGCCGACTCCGGTCGTCGCATTCCTGCCAAGGTCAAAGGTCTCGATTATGAAGCCAACCTCGCCCTGTTGGAACCGGCGGGTGATGCCAAGACCTTCTTTGAAAAGCTCACCCCGTTGGAGATCGAGCCAAATGCCAGCGTGGGCGACCTGATGGAGACCTGGCAGCTAGGCCGGGTCGGCGAGTTGATTGTCACCCCGTTGCAGATCAACAAGGTGCTTACCTCACGCTATGTATTAGATACCAGCTTGTTTCTCGTTTATGAAGCCCTTGGCATCATTCGCAGCGAAGCGAACAGCTTTACCCTGCCAGTGACCAAAGATGGCAAGCTTACTGGATTGCTGCTGCGCTACGACTCAAAGGATCAAACCTCCACCGTGCTGCCTGGTCCGATCATCCAGCACTTCCTGAAAGACATGGATGATGGCGAGGGCTATCGCGGTTTCCCGAGCCTCGGAGTGGAGTTCCAGCAGACGCTGGATGACCAGTTCCGCGAATACATTGGCATGAAGCCCGACCAGCAGGGAGTGTATGTCAGCAACGTCACCAAAGACGGTTCCGCTGAAGCCATCGGCATCAAGAAGGAGGACATCATCCTTGAAATGAACGGCCACAAAATTGATTCCCGCGGTGACTATCAGCATCCGCAGTATGGCACGCTCAACATGAGCCACATCGTGCGGGGCGCGAGTTATGTGGGAGACGAACTCAAGGTAAAGCTTCTTCGCGAAGGCAAGGAGCAGCTTCTCAGCGGCAAACTGATTCGCAAGGAAGCCAAAGATTTTCTTGTGCCGCCCTTCCGTTTTGATACCGGCACCAATTATCTCATCCAGGGCGGCTTGTTGTTTCAGGAACTTAGTTTGCCTTACTTGAAGAGCTTCGGTGAAAACTGGGAAACCAGCGCCCCGTTGCGTCTCGTCTTCGCCGCCCAGCATACGGAAGAATATGAGAAAGCCGGAAGGCGCAAGATTGTCATTCTGACCGCCACCTTGCCAACGCGCACGACCCAGGGTTATGAAAGCCTCGGGGGATTGATCGTCAATCGGGTCAATGGCAAACCGGTGAACGACCTCGCCGATCTGAATGAATGCTTCAAAGAACCCAAGGACGGCATCCACACCGTTGAGTTTGATGATTTCCCCAAAATCATCTATCTCGACGCCTTTGCCACCGAGTCCGACAACCTGCGCTTGATCGACGGGGTTTATCGCATTGGCTCGCTGAAGCGCATTCAGTAG
- a CDS encoding GbsR/MarR family transcriptional regulator translates to MTELPPITQKFVLHWGEMGMRWGINRTLAQIHALLFLSERPLNAEEICTALQLARSNVSVALRELQGWGIVKLVHLPGDRRDHFESMKDVFEMFRVIMNERRRREIDPTLALINDCLTDDGKPQTHPQPDEAHVRAQLESMKEFFEITLNFAGQLDRMSTKTLVRAAKMGDKAMKLLERL, encoded by the coding sequence ATGACCGAGCTGCCACCCATCACCCAAAAATTCGTTCTCCATTGGGGTGAGATGGGCATGCGCTGGGGCATCAACCGCACGCTCGCGCAAATCCATGCGCTACTGTTTCTCTCAGAACGGCCGCTCAACGCCGAAGAAATCTGCACCGCCCTCCAACTTGCCCGCTCGAATGTCAGCGTGGCGCTGCGCGAACTTCAAGGCTGGGGCATCGTCAAACTGGTCCACCTTCCAGGTGACCGACGTGATCACTTCGAAAGCATGAAGGACGTTTTCGAAATGTTCCGCGTCATCATGAATGAACGTCGGCGTCGCGAAATCGACCCCACCCTAGCCCTGATCAACGACTGCCTCACGGATGATGGCAAACCTCAAACTCACCCCCAACCCGACGAAGCCCATGTGCGCGCCCAGCTGGAATCCATGAAAGAGTTTTTTGAAATCACGCTCAACTTCGCCGGCCAGCTTGACCGCATGAGCACCAAAACCCTCGTCCGCGCCGCCAAAATGGGAGACAAAGCCATGAAACTTCTCGAACGCCTCTGA
- a CDS encoding class I SAM-dependent methyltransferase has protein sequence MALPNNPIAQDMQVLSGLLQNTVAPHLRSATKNDLRILNLACGQCDEAETLVNFAKSQTEGAVQLIGADIRIREILQARAQHSHLPAEFLLEDATKLQHHKQLGEDFNMVLLRHQNYWHGPELWKRIFEQGLARMDENGLLVITSYFDKEHQLALEALDKLGAELITTHSNQVSRQLLTPGKSIDKHIAVFRRR, from the coding sequence ATGGCCCTCCCCAACAACCCCATCGCGCAAGACATGCAGGTGTTGAGCGGACTGCTGCAAAACACCGTTGCCCCGCATCTTCGCAGCGCCACCAAAAACGACCTGCGCATCCTCAACCTTGCTTGTGGCCAGTGTGATGAAGCGGAAACGCTGGTGAACTTCGCCAAGTCGCAAACCGAAGGCGCGGTGCAACTGATCGGAGCCGACATCCGCATTCGCGAGATTCTTCAAGCGCGCGCCCAGCATTCGCACCTGCCTGCCGAGTTCCTGCTCGAAGACGCCACCAAACTCCAGCACCACAAACAGCTGGGCGAGGACTTCAACATGGTGCTCCTCCGACACCAGAATTACTGGCACGGACCCGAACTATGGAAACGCATCTTTGAACAGGGCCTCGCCCGCATGGATGAAAACGGCCTCCTCGTCATCACCAGCTATTTCGACAAGGAACATCAACTGGCACTCGAAGCCCTCGACAAACTTGGGGCGGAACTGATCACCACCCACAGCAACCAGGTTTCGCGCCAGCTGCTGACTCCTGGCAAGTCGATCGACAAACACATTGCCGTATTTCGCCGCCGCTGA
- a CDS encoding Gfo/Idh/MocA family protein: protein MQNTIPTRRRFLQSTAAALSAPLILPGRVWSQESAPSKRITLGFIGMGKMNGGHLKNFVNRDDCQVLAVCDVDTTRRENAKSIVEKTYADKKNAEYKGCAAYNDFRELLDRKDIDAVVIATPDHWHAFIAIAAVNAGKDVYCEKPLTYNIHEAVTLTEAVRKTDRVFQTGSQQRSSKEFRVAAELVRNGIIGELKTITTSFGDPAPPYNKPAEEMEPGLDWDRWCGPGPLVNYNTFLCPRGVHDNFPNWRMTREFGGGMITDWGAHHIDIAQWGLGVDGGGPVEVRAPEKWETAKRGAQLVYANGVVLTHAEGKGCSFFGSEGEVHVNRGKFELIRGGKTIHKFWDKEVDKGTSLDREVILTERELLADAKVKLYNSKGHHQDWIDSIHSRQRPICDVAIGASSVIACHLMNFAYYYGANMKWNPETHTIVSGGDAKWLTRESYRGEWKV, encoded by the coding sequence ATGCAAAACACCATACCCACCCGCCGTCGCTTTCTTCAAAGCACCGCCGCCGCGCTCAGCGCACCTCTGATTCTTCCCGGCCGTGTGTGGTCGCAGGAGTCCGCCCCCAGCAAACGCATCACGCTCGGCTTCATCGGCATGGGCAAGATGAACGGCGGTCACCTCAAAAACTTTGTCAATCGCGACGACTGCCAGGTCCTCGCCGTTTGCGATGTCGACACCACCCGTCGCGAAAACGCTAAATCGATTGTCGAGAAAACCTACGCCGACAAAAAGAACGCCGAATACAAAGGCTGCGCGGCTTACAACGACTTCCGCGAACTGCTCGACCGCAAGGACATCGACGCGGTGGTCATCGCCACTCCCGACCACTGGCACGCGTTCATCGCCATCGCCGCCGTCAATGCTGGCAAGGACGTTTATTGCGAAAAACCGCTCACCTACAACATCCACGAGGCCGTCACCCTTACCGAAGCCGTTCGCAAGACCGACCGCGTTTTTCAAACCGGCTCCCAACAGCGCTCTTCCAAAGAATTCCGCGTCGCTGCCGAACTGGTGCGCAATGGCATCATTGGCGAACTCAAAACCATCACCACCTCCTTCGGTGACCCGGCTCCTCCCTACAACAAACCGGCGGAAGAAATGGAACCCGGCCTTGATTGGGATCGCTGGTGCGGTCCTGGTCCGCTGGTGAACTACAACACCTTCCTCTGCCCACGTGGCGTTCACGACAACTTCCCCAACTGGCGCATGACCCGCGAATTCGGCGGCGGCATGATCACCGACTGGGGCGCTCACCACATCGACATCGCCCAATGGGGTCTTGGCGTCGACGGCGGCGGACCAGTTGAAGTCCGTGCACCCGAGAAATGGGAAACCGCCAAACGCGGAGCCCAGCTGGTGTATGCCAACGGTGTGGTGCTTACCCATGCGGAGGGCAAAGGCTGCTCCTTCTTCGGTTCCGAAGGTGAAGTGCACGTTAACCGCGGCAAGTTCGAACTCATCCGTGGTGGCAAAACCATCCACAAGTTCTGGGACAAGGAAGTCGACAAAGGCACCTCACTGGACCGCGAAGTGATTCTCACTGAACGCGAACTGCTTGCCGATGCGAAGGTCAAACTTTACAACAGCAAAGGGCATCATCAGGACTGGATCGACTCCATCCACAGCCGCCAACGTCCGATTTGCGATGTCGCGATTGGTGCCAGCAGCGTGATTGCCTGCCATCTCATGAACTTCGCCTACTACTACGGTGCCAACATGAAGTGGAATCCAGAAACCCACACGATCGTCAGCGGCGGCGATGCCAAATGGCTCACCCGCGAAAGCTATCGCGGCGAGTGGAAGGTGTAA